One window from the genome of Spirochaetaceae bacterium encodes:
- the dcd gene encoding dCTP deaminase — protein sequence MIVSRETLLELIAAGEVVVEPLDPEQMQPASIDLTLGSHFLKVDENAIDRITLDSELRYLDLHADRETEEIVIPPLSFLLAVTRERIRLPANMTAFVEGRSSIGRIGLFIQNAGWVDPGFDGTITLELFNANRLPIRLRAGRRICQIVFAQLDRSTSRPYQGKYQHQSDPVGSLIHLDTTGPDQ from the coding sequence GTGATCGTATCGCGAGAGACGCTGCTGGAACTCATCGCAGCCGGCGAGGTGGTGGTGGAGCCGCTCGATCCGGAACAGATGCAGCCCGCATCCATCGACCTGACCCTCGGCAGCCACTTCCTGAAGGTGGATGAAAATGCCATCGACCGGATTACGCTGGACTCGGAGCTGCGCTACCTGGACCTGCACGCTGACCGCGAGACGGAGGAGATCGTGATTCCGCCGCTGTCGTTCCTGCTCGCCGTGACCCGCGAGCGTATCCGGCTGCCGGCCAACATGACCGCGTTCGTGGAGGGGCGCAGCTCGATCGGGCGCATCGGCCTGTTCATCCAGAACGCCGGCTGGGTCGACCCCGGATTCGACGGCACCATCACCCTGGAACTGTTCAACGCCAACCGCCTGCCGATCCGCCTGCGCGCCGGCCGCAGAATCTGCCAGATCGTGTTCGCCCAACTCGACCGCAGCACCAGCCGCCCCTACCAGGGCAAGTACCAGCACCAGTCAGACCCCGTCGGCAGCCTCATCCACCTCGACACGACCGGCCCCGATCAGTAG